The window TCCAGCATCGCGAGCTGGGGATGGATCCCGTCGGGCGCGGCGACCTCGAACTGATCGGTGGCATCGATCTCGGCCGTGAACTTCCAGCTCTCCTCGGCAGGGCCCTTGAGCCGGAGAGCCTCGTTACGGTCCCCTCCACTTCCGCCTCCGCCGGCGTCACCGCTTCCGCCCGCGGATTGGGGCGCGAGGGAGCGTTCGAGGGTGTCGGGGTTGAACTGGAGGACGATGATGCGCTGAGGGGTTCCGCGCTCGGGGTCGACGACGACGATGCCGGAGCGGATGGGCTTGGGTATGTCTGCGTAGCGGACCATTCCCTATCTTCCTGTTGTGAAACATACCGGAGCGGTGCTTACTGAATGTCGAGCTGCTCATAAACATCGAGGATGGTCCGCGCTTCCTCGCGGACTTCGACGGATGCATCGTTTCGCAGAGCTTCAGTCAGCATGGGAATGTATCTGCTGGACGGCGAATAAGTGGTGGCGAATACTGCGGCCTTCCGCACTTCAGCACTCTCGTCCCGCAATGACTGATCGATGCTCGAAATGACGATTTCATTGTCTTGATTCGGTCCGCCGAGTGCTACGGAGAGAATGGCGCGGCGCCTTTCGTCCGGCGTCGTCGAATTTTCGAGATCAGCGAGCAGTTCGGACTGAGGTACCGGGTTCAAGTGGTTCTGCAAATGCGCCTGCATCGCGTGACAGGAGTTAATTGAATCGGCGGCCGCGAAGACATAGGGGCGTTGAGTGAAGTCGTCCGACATAAAATGCACGGCAACATCCTCGGAAACCTGCCAGATACTTTCCTCGATCGTACCGCTTGCCGGATCCTCGGGAATGGTGGTCCCATCCCATCCGTAGCGATCTGTGTATTCTTGAACGGACCTCTTAGCCCTGTCCGTATCGCCGCGCAAAATCATTCGCCAGGAATAATGGATCACGGGTTCACGCCTCCGCGTCGAACTCATCAAGATGCATTCTCGTGCTGAGCGAGGACAGGAAGCCCTGATCGCTCGTCAAACTACTCGCTCCATACATATCCAGAATCCTTCGCCGAACCTCCAGTATCAGCTCATCCTGCTTCATCTTCTCGCCCCGGCTGTCTGCGACCTTTAGATCATCGAGCGACTTGAGCCACAGATCAACCGTGTGCAACTCGCGGCTGGCCAGACGGTTGGCCTCAGCGAACCCCTTGAACTTGGTGAGCGGACCACCCCCGGGCGTGTTCTCCTGGTCGCTGCTTGCATCCAGGTAATTCGACAGGGTTCGTGACCTGTTCTGAGATCTCTTGGGTTGCATCGCGAACATGCCGACACTGTTTTCCTGATTCTTTCCGGTCAGCCGATTGCCGTTCCTGTCTCGGGCCCAATCGTCGGCCACGGCGTCCGCGGGTGATGATTTGCCACGGTTCATCATGTCGACAAC is drawn from Streptomyces sp. NBC_01717 and contains these coding sequences:
- a CDS encoding HEAT repeat domain-containing protein — protein: MIHYSWRMILRGDTDRAKRSVQEYTDRYGWDGTTIPEDPASGTIEESIWQVSEDVAVHFMSDDFTQRPYVFAAADSINSCHAMQAHLQNHLNPVPQSELLADLENSTTPDERRRAILSVALGGPNQDNEIVISSIDQSLRDESAEVRKAAVFATTYSPSSRYIPMLTEALRNDASVEVREEARTILDVYEQLDIQ